AGTATGGGCAGCAGTTGCACTCCATTGGAGGTGTGCACTTAACTGGCCAGAGTGCACACCATGCAAGAGTTGAATTTGTCCCCGGTCATTACTACAAAGCGCAGGCACAGTGCTGCCTTCAAGCGCAAGATTCTTGAGCTGGTCGAGCAACCTGGCGCGTCGGTGGCCGCAGTGGCGCTGGAGCATGGCGTCAATGCCAACTTGGTATTCAAGTGGCGCAAGGCCAAACTTGATCGCAGGCGTCCTCCGCGGGCGATGCATCTACCAGTGCTGCTGCCGGTGTCCGTTGATCCTCAAGAATCGCCTTTAACGGTGCCGACACCTGAGCCCGAAAGATCTGCGCGTAAAGAGGGTGTCATTGAGGTCGAAATTGGTGGTGCCCGCGTGCTGTTGCGTGGCTGCGTTGATCCGGTCAATGTGCGCAGCGTCCTGTTGGCACTTCGGGATTGCGCATGATTGGCTTGCCCGCGGGAACGCGGATTTGGCTGGCTGCAGGCCTCACCGACATGCGTCGTGGCTTTGATGGTCTGGCCGCCCTTGCGCAAGGCGCCCTGGAACAAGATCCTTTTAGCGGCCATGTCTTTGTGTTCCGGGGGCGGCGCGGTGACCTCGTGAAGTTACTCTGGTGGGATGGACAGGGCTTGTGCCTGTTTGCCAAGCGGCTGGAAAAAGGCCGCTTCATATGGCCACAGGCGTTGAGTGGCTCAGTGGTGCTGACACCGGCACAACTGTCCATGCTGCTCGAAGGAATTGACTGGCGAATGCCGGTTCGCACGACCCAACCGACGCTCGCAATGTAGGCGGTTTTTACTGCACAAATGGGGTAATCGGTTGACAGTGAAAGTCCTCTGTTGCGTTGAGGATTTCGCTGGCAAAGTGGTGTCCCATGAGTTCAGACACGCAGCTGCAAACCATCGAGAGCCTCAAGCAGCGTGACCTGGAAATACGGGCTTTGCGTCTGGCCAATGAGAAGATGAAAGTGGAACTCACCCACCTCAGGCGCATGCGGTACGGGCGCTCCAGCGAGAAAATGGATGCAGCCCAATCCCAACTCGAACTGTTGAGCGCAGCCCTCGCACCAGTGGTTCCGGTTATCGCCCTGAGTGAAGACACAAATGGTGATGCGACTGGCAGCAATGTTGCTGACCTTGATGGTGAGCGCAAGAAGCGCCGTACGAAATCCGCAAAGCCAGCACAGCCTGGATTGCCTGAGCATCTTCCACGCGAAGACGTGGTCCACAGCGCATGCGCCGCTGATTGCAAATGCGGTGCATGTGGAACGGGCCTGCAGCAAATTGGACAGGACGTCTCTGAGGTGCTGGACTATGAACCCGGCAGCTTCAAAGTCATTCGCCACATCCGCCCGAAGTTTGCCTGCACCCAATGCCACACGGTGACCCAGGCGGCAGCACCAGCCCGTCCGATTGATCGTTGCATGGCCGGCGCCGGTTTGATTGCCCATGTGATGGTCAGCAAATACGCCGACCACTGCCCCCTGTACCGGCAAAGCCAGATTAGTGCGCGCGAAGACGTTATCCTGTCGCCTTCCACCCTGTGTGGTTGGGTGGGCAACGGTGCGGCACTGATCACGCCCCTGGCTCAGGCTCTAGGGCGTTATGTGCTGAAAGGCTACAAGGTCCACAGCGATGACACCCCGACACGGGCACTAGGCGCAGGCAAAGGGCGGGCTCACCTGGCAGGCTCTGGACGTATGTCCGGGATGATCGTGACTGGGGAGACGATGCGCATCCAGCTGTATGGTTCCAATACTCAGAAGACCGTCGAGGCGAACACCCCAGGCAGCACCTCAAGGGGTTTCGCGGTGTGCTGCAGGTAGATGCGTACGCCGGGTACAACTCGCTCTTTAACGATGGGCGCGTGATTGAAGCTGCATGCTGGGCGCACGCGAGGCGGAAATACTTCGAAGTCCATAAACAACAGGAGCTTTTACCCGGCACCTTGGCGCACCAGGCATTGCAACGCATTGCCAGAATCTATACGGTGGAGTCTGACATCCGAGGACAGAGCGCGGAGCTGCGAAGAAGTCAAAGGCAGCTGAGAACGCGTCCGGTGCTGGAGGAAATGCACGAGTGGCTGCAGGCAGCACTCGGTCTTATCTCGGCCAAATCACCCATGGCGCAAGCAATCGGCTACAGCCTGAGCAACTGGCGGGCGTTGATGCGATTCCTTGATGATGGCCGCATCGAGGCGGACAACAACATCGCAGAGCGGTCCCTTAGAGGCTGCGCTCTTGGCCGCAAAAACTATTTGCACTTTGGTTCTGATGGCGGTGGCCATACGGCCGCAGTGATCTACTCGCTGATTGGCACGGCAAAGTTGAACGGAATCAACCCGCAAGCCTACTTGCGCTATGTGCTGGAGCGCATTGCCGCCCATCCGATCAACCGGATCGATGAGCTACTGCCCTGGGCGGTGTCCAAGCACCTCGGGCGCAGTGTGGTCGAACCCATGCCTTTGGTGGCCTGAGAGAAATTCTGGCGTTGCCGGTGAAGCGCCACGAATGCGAGAATCAATCGCATGACTGCACAGCTTTTTAAACTCCCTGCAAAGTCCCGTTCCCGGTCCACGAAGTCCTACCAACTCCGGGTGGAACTCAAAGGCGTAAAGCCTGCCGTGTGGCGACGTATCGCCGTTCCCAGCACCATCAAGCTCTCCAGGCTGCATCACATCCTGTTGGCGGTGATGGGCTGGCAGGGTGGGCACCTGCATGAATTCAACTTCGTTGACGCGATTTATGGTGATGCAGACGAGGAACTGGAATCCGGCGTGGAGGATGAGTCCCGCGTATCCCTGGTGAAAGCCCTGGCAGGTTCAGCTTCATTCACCTGGGTCTATGACTATGGCGACTTCTGGGCCCATAAGGTCAAACTGGAGCGCATCGTGGATCTGGGTGTGCCACTGGAAACGGCAATGTGCATCACCGGTGCAAACGCCTGCCCACCAGAGGACATTGGCGGTGCACCAGGCTATGAAGAATTCCTGGAAGCCATCCGTGACCCACAGCACCCGGAACACCAGTCCATGATGGATCACTGTGGTGGGAAATTCGATCCCCGTGAGTTTGACCCG
This DNA window, taken from Rhodoferax potami, encodes the following:
- the tnpA gene encoding IS66-like element accessory protein TnpA, translated to MQELNLSPVITTKRRHSAAFKRKILELVEQPGASVAAVALEHGVNANLVFKWRKAKLDRRRPPRAMHLPVLLPVSVDPQESPLTVPTPEPERSARKEGVIEVEIGGARVLLRGCVDPVNVRSVLLALRDCA
- the tnpB gene encoding IS66 family insertion sequence element accessory protein TnpB (TnpB, as the term is used for proteins encoded by IS66 family insertion elements, is considered an accessory protein, since TnpC, encoded by a neighboring gene, is a DDE family transposase.) translates to MIGLPAGTRIWLAAGLTDMRRGFDGLAALAQGALEQDPFSGHVFVFRGRRGDLVKLLWWDGQGLCLFAKRLEKGRFIWPQALSGSVVLTPAQLSMLLEGIDWRMPVRTTQPTLAM
- a CDS encoding plasmid pRiA4b ORF-3 family protein; its protein translation is MTAQLFKLPAKSRSRSTKSYQLRVELKGVKPAVWRRIAVPSTIKLSRLHHILLAVMGWQGGHLHEFNFVDAIYGDADEELESGVEDESRVSLVKALAGSASFTWVYDYGDFWAHKVKLERIVDLGVPLETAMCITGANACPPEDIGGAPGYEEFLEAIRDPQHPEHQSMMDHCGGKFDPREFDPMQAQERLDVISI